GAGGTGGAACTCAGGCAAGTGTGGAGGGCTGACTGAGCCCCAGAGGGTCTCTgccgggggcggtggggggggggggggcactggtGCCTCTAGCCCAGCCCCTGCTGTCTTCTTATGATTGCAGACCAGTCCCACCAAACGGCCCCCTCTCCCTATCCCTTGCACTGTGCGGTCTGGGTCAGTCACCTGTGGCCATCGAGTCCTGTGGTACCATGTGTCCCCTGTGGTCTGACACCACCATTCTGTCCAGGTGTATGGCCAGGGGTAGGCCTCCCTCTGGCCTGTGCCTCATGAGCTGTGTGCCTCAGTGTCACGTTCTGTGTCACACGACCCTATGCCTTGCTTCTTGGGGTACCCGTGTGGCTTGGGTCTATGACCCACTCCCAGCCCCATGCCTTCTACTCTGGGCAGCAGAGGCACCTGTCACAGCCTGTTACAGCTACCTCCAGGCCTCTGCCTAGCCTCAGGGCATTCCAGGGGCTTGGTGCCCTAGCCCCCTCATCCCACCATGAGCCTCACCTGGCCCTCAGACCCTCCCTCCTCTAGCACAGGATGGCACCCACCACTCTCAGGACCATCTCCCTAAGACAGAATGAACTGGATCCTGGGGGAAGGaggacaaggaagaaagaaaagcattccGTATATTTGACATGGAAtttttattcagaatatattaaaagcaaTTAGAAATCcataactgtaaaataataaaaatgagcaaaagtttGGACAGACACTGCAAAAGAAGATATCCCCATGGCCAATATGCACATGAAAACATGCCTGTCATCATtagtcataagggaaatgcataaattaaaaccacaatgagataataccAACACACCTCTAGAACGTCTGTAATGAAGACTGACCACACCGACccttggtgaggatgcagaacaACCGAAATGCTCATATGTTGCTGGTGGGAGTGAAACATGAAGgacattttggcagtttcttaggaACTTAAATATACACTTCTCATATggcccagcaatttcactcctacatgtctaaatgaaaagaactgaaaacatatgtctgTATaaagatttacacacacacatttgcttaGTAGCATTATGCATATGGCCGAACACTGGAAGCAACACAAAAGCTCATCAttgggtaaatggataaacaaaatgtggtttatccataaaatggaatactctCTGTCCATAAAAGGCAACAAACTACCAGTATCTCAGCAACattgatgaatctcaaaaacacagTGCTGAACCAAAGAAGCCAGGCACGAAAGAGGACATACTATATGAGTCCATTTGAATGAAACTCTAGAAAGGCACGGATTAcgtggtgcactgggtgtggtgcaaaaacaatgaatactgttatgctgaaaagaaatattttttaaaaaaagtgacagGTACAAATAGTGATCACCTATAATATTTATCTTCTCAAAATCACATTTGTTTCACAATATCAAAATGCTTCCACAACTGACAACAGATAAGTTACTCTCCATAGAAGAGAGGGTAAAAATATGGGAATCCTCTTTGTCTGatacactgttttattttgttctggcTTTAAGCTTTATGTTTTGCTAATGTGCTTCTAAATTCTGTGCAGTTGGCCACATTATTTGCTGAGAAAGAAGAGAGTAACACATGAATTGagtaaattattgttttatttgtatattatgtCACACAATTAGAACCAGAGCGACTCCCAGAAACATTAGTCCATAGTCTTTACTGAAGAGTCTGTGTCTCACCATCCGTGCACGAAACTACAAGAGGTTGATTTACTTTCAGAAGAAATCAACCGGAAATTACTAATGAGCCTTGATTTAACTCACTTGATACACAGCACAAACAGaaagacattttacttttaaGGACAATTATAAACACAACGCACCCTATTACAGTCATTAAATCACTGATTTTGATGGTAAGATTGGAATGCAAGCAagtaaaacaatttatttttgaagGCTGGGCTATTTCCATAGTCTCAATTATACCCCACCACTCGTTTTCTGCCAAAGCAATGACTATCCTAAGGAGAAGAAAATCTACCAAAGAAGAGGATGCTGTTGGATTCCTGGTGCTTGATGAAGAACAGGAAAGGGTGATTGCAATGAAAATGTTCACAACCTGGCGCTGAGGTGAGAGCAAAGCCCACACTGGTGGCTGCCGAAGACTCCGTGCCTTCCTCGGTTACCACCACGAAGGACCTGTGCAGGAACTTCTGTGCGTGCAGCCTGGAGTGCGAGGACATCCCAGGATAGTCAGCTCTGCACACGCTGAAGGCTTCCCCCATTCCCATGGCTGACAAGACGGCCTCCAGATCATAACCATCCTCCACTTCAAACCGGGGCAAGTGCAATATCACATTCCTTTCTTTCATATGCCCAGGGCTTGTCCACTCTATTAATTTTTCTGGAGTTATTTGATCTATAATCTATTaagaaaaaaggggaggggaaagtGATACGTTATCAATACAAAGTTGAAACACTGCAACACTGATTTGTATCAGAAATtactaattttaataaataaaaatagaaattttatttcactagACTCTCGTCTTTATATAGCAGGCACTTGTCTTatacttctttatttaaattatctGTGTATatgtgagggacacctgggtggctcggttggttaagcggctgccttcaactcaggtcatgatcccagcgtcctaggatcgagtcccgcatcgggctccttgctcaccagggagcctgcttctctctctgtctctgcctgacactttgtctgcctgtgctcactctctctctctctctcacaaataaataaataaaatcttttaaaaataaataaataaataatctgcgTATATGTGAGAACTCAATagtattaaatgaatttttaaagatgagaaatgaGTTCTTATTCTATCAATCtactatatattatttcattttttactgttCCCCTGTAGTCTTCTTTGAATATATGATATACAGTTTTTTATATTAAGttgtatatttatatgaattatatataagtaaaatgttataattaaaataatttatatattatatatattttttacatagttGCAATCTCTTTGAATGTCCATGTTATTTGTTTAAATGTAAACTTTTCACAAGCCTGTATCTCTCCTGAATATCTTCAAACGGGTGGATAATAAGTCCATCAAGCTCATAAATTTTGCCAaatattcatccattcactttACAGTCTTCTAGTATGTATCCAGCATGATTGATGCTGATAGATACTGTAGATCccaaaataatgatgataatgatgatgatgataaatttCAAACTAGGTATCCTACTGTATTTAAGGCAGAAATTACTGATTTCAGTGAGGAaggcagtttttttctttcaaattatttctctaaGGCAATCCTCACAACTGGGATTTTGGGGGTCAGAGTATAAATACTCTTAAAGCTTTCATATAAATTGCCATTTTGCTGTCCCAAATTTTTCCAACGTATAATGCTACTAGAGATGTTTCACAGCAGCAGAACAACATCTAGTATAATAATAGAGTgtctatcatttattgagtacttccATGTACTGGACCCATTCTAAGTGATATCTTAGTCTAAGTTTAAATCAAAAAACTAAATCAAGAGGTTCAAGATTAAAGGTCTTATGGATTTGGGATGATGATTATGTGCTGATGTAGGTTCATCTTTGGTTAAAAACAATTACCATTCTGATAAGTGATGTTGATGATGAGGGAAGCTATGTATGTGTAGGGCCAGGGGatatgtgggaaatctctgtacctttctctcAACTTTGCTGTAAACCTAATACTgacccccccaaaattaaaatctttaaaaagaaattaatggccCAAGACAGAAATTCAGGAGGTCTAATAGCCTGCTGAACAGGATGCAAACTTTGCTGTATGTGCAAAAGCAATTTTTCTAGGAAAAAGGTGCATAGAGATCAACCATTTCTCAGAAAGGTGGCTGATCTTTAGAATTCCCATATGACCTTAACTGTTCATTTTAGCTCATCCCCAAGTATTTTAACTCTGGTTGTTTCCAGTAAACCTGATACCATCTAATGCTTCTTTTAGACATCCATCTATAGAGATATTTTCTGCTTGGCACTGCCAGATGCCAGCTCCCTATCAGAAGTCCTGTTTCCAGGCTTACCTAGAAACTAGCTTTGGGATTCAAAGCTTCAGGAAATGAAAGTAAGATTGGGAAGACACAAGGTTTTTACCTTATCCAGACCATCGATGTCATTGGGCAGCAACACAAACATGCTTAAGTCGTTGTTTTTATATGGAATCCCCAGAATTTGGGCTTGTAAGTCTTCCAGGAAATTGAAGCTAAAAGAATGGCACTGTGTCATCATTGGCACAGATTTGCTTGTACTCTGCAACAAAGTAGCAGAGCATGCCATGTCAAAAGAGGCATAAGATGACCAAGTTAGCTTAGCAAAATAATTAGCTCAACAGAAAACAATGCTAAAGATCAGAGCCTCAGAGTCGCCTTTGCCATCTACCACATTTGCTCAAATATGACTTTAGATTTTATATTCCATGTATAaacacaataaattaataaaggacCATACCTTATTCAGCCAAAATTCCTCCtccttggtattttctttcttaaactcccTGTCCCATTGCCCTTTAAAATAAACTATGTTCACCAGCACCAGCTTGGTGAAGCTGTTTAGAGAACCATCTGGAAACAGGTCCTTGATTTTTTCTGCAaacgaacaacaacaaaaaaattggcCCATCTTCAAAATCACAAGTGCTATGCATGGCAGATATGATGCAGATGGACTTGACTCATCATTAAAAACTCAGCCAGGTCAGCACCTGAAGGCCTTGCCGACAACAGGTTTGCTGGCAGAATCGTAGGGAGGTTCTCACTTTGCCCATCTCCTATTTATCCCATTGGATAAATTGAGGTGTGATGTTTAAGAGTTCAAGCTCTGGGATCAGATTGCCTCTGTTAGCATCCAGTTTTGCCTCTTACAGGTTGAGGAATCTCAGACAAGTTATTTAAGCtcgctgtgcctcagtttccaaatctgtaaaacaggaataaaaccTGCCTCATAGAGTTTTTGCAAGGAATAAATGACTTAATATGTGTAAAGCACTTACAGTTATCTGGCTCTTAAGAAGAATTTAGTAAGTGTTACCTGTTATTATTTTTACCCATTTGATATAGTTACCACCCAAAACTTAGAGATTTATTCTATTACTGGAAAAGGTGCTAATGTTTTTATCCCTGGGATTAGTCTATTCCACACTAAATACTGCCTTCAATCAACCATTTGACAGGCCctcttttttcctgctctttcaaattttatttcattttttggactAAGTATAAAGACCCAAAAAAATGGACTGCAAAATAATAATGTCTTCCtaataactggaattttaaaaaaatgtattctgaaaCTCTAACACTAAAGTATCAGCTCTTGCTCCCTAAGGTCTATTTCCGTATTAATAGTCCCATCTGGTATTTCTTGAGCATTTACCTCATGCTAGGGGataaagagggaggaagaagtgaAGGCTCTGTCAAGCTCTCTGTTGTGGATGAGGCTGAAAGTTTTTATCACCACTGCTTAACGCTCAAGTGGAGATGAAGCCTGGGCAGCCCCAGCTACAGGTAGTAAAAGGCAAGTCTTGATGGGAAGAGACTGAAAGTTTCTCACTTgacaaagaaaaaggataaacCCTGTGACATTTCCAATTATGGACCCAGATTCAGAAAGGAAGGAtcaaatataaaggaaaagaagtgaaCCCAACAGAGACAGGAGTCCAGTTTCAGGAGCCCCAAAGATACCATGATCCACAACCTCATGCAAATCATTCTCCACTATGTGTTTCCAAGAAGTTGGCTTTCTTTGGTGCCTCTCTGGTGCCCCTCAGCAACCTCCCATTTGCTGAGACCATTCCACCATCTGTAGGGTCTTCTCCCATTCGTGCCCAGTGCTGCCCTTCTAACTCTGAAAAATTTATCTCAAGTCTTCACCTCCCCAAATCTTGTACAGCCTGGCCCCACATGCAGTGTCAAGCTCAGGTCTTCTCTCAGTGCAGATACTCAAGAAGTGTTTTATGTTCAGTGACTGATCCATACTCTACCATTTGTTTGGCTTTCAACCCAGGAGTTAATCTTCTTTCGAGTTTCATCCGCTGCATTTACAAAATCAACAGGTTCCAGAGAGGCATGGTAATATTTTTCCACGTAATCTAAGTATTTCTtcaggaggaacagagaaagaatacaaagGTCGAAAATTCAATCTATATATTTCTTACATAtctaaataaatgtgtttctaCATTAAGATAACTAATATTGTTAGCAGGGAATTTGGGGCCCAGGCAAATCACTTTGAGTACTTCCATACATGTTTTTTGCAGGTGCAATAGGGTTAAGGCAAAACTCAGAATTAGACTGccagaattaaaaagaaactccCAAACGGTATGGATGTCTGGAGAACAGGCAGGGGAACACACTCGGTGATATGGGCTAAACCAGGCCATCAGCTGAGGCAATATGTCTTCAGGACCCACAGTCACAGAAGGGCCATTGGCCCTTCATGAATACCACTCACAGATGTGGTGGACACAGCAAAACTTACTTGAAGGAAGAGGTATGTCTTTTCTCCAAATAGCTTGTTGGTTATTTTTAGTTCAAAATCACTAGTGGGTTTGCCTATCTCATCCAGAAACTCTTGGAATTGGTGatgtatttcttctgtcttgtcaaTCTCGTCAatcttcaaaatcaaaataaatatatgtatatgtatatacatatatttacatatgtatatgtatacatatatatgtataatgtgctgtgttcttaaaataaagtaagcttaagaaaagaaaatgttattaaggaaatcctaaggaagagaaaatacatttatagtactgtgttacatttatccaaaggaaattcTCATCTAAGTGGACCTGTGCCATTCAACcccatgttattcaagggtcaactgtacatgAATATCAATGCTGGGGATTTCAAAGCCAGTGGGGTCAGGTCCCACTCTCTCTACGATTGTATGAGATTGGCCAATGCACACGGCTAAGTGGAATAGATATTGGTATAATTCCACTGGAAaacaatttgttaatatttaatgaaGTCAAACACACATAAACCCTACCTTCCAGGTATATACTGTAGACGATTGCTGTCCCATAGAAATAACAATGCAAGGCACAAATGTGAACCACATATATAATCTTAGATTTTCCATAACTAcattcttaaaagtaaaaagaaacagatggaatcaaatttaatattatatttttttccaaccaaATCTATCTAAACATCCTTTCAATTTAactataatacataattatatattaatataatatataagtattatatattatttcaacaaaaataatatataaaaattaacaaaatattttacatctgttacattaaaaaatgtatatttggtcTCTTTCTCCAATTCCTAACAGAATTTTTAAGCCTTGTAATTTGCTGAGCGATAGGGGTACCTggagcatcttttgtttttaatatttgctcTTTGATCCCAGTTCCTGACACAGAACttctaaatcccttggaatttcctcgtataggagcatcttttgttctaataaaaCAACTCTTGGTAGGATCCTGAACAGCTTCAAGGGGGAGTGCAGGGGGAGCTGGTCACCAGAAAAGACCAAACCATAATTACAAGCTTAGAATTTTCAGGTCCATCTCCCATCTtccaggaaaaggagaagggCTAGAGACAGAACTAATAATTGATCATGCCTATATGATAAAGCTTTCATAAAAAAACCTGAACTACAGTGTTTAACATTCATGTGTTGGGTCGGGGGGTGATAACTCCAAAGTCTGCAAGGATAGAAGCTCTTGCTCTTGGGACAATTTGAGACCTAACCCTATATAACTCTTCATCTACCTGTTCCTTTGTATCCTTTACAGTAAActagtgtttccctgagttctgtgggCCATTATAGCAAACTATCAAACCTAAGTAGGGGGTAATGGGATCCTGCAATTTATAGCCAAGTTGGAGAGAAGTGTGGGTAATCTGGGAACTCACTTCCTTGCAATTGGCATCTGAAGTAGGACAAGTCTCATGGAATGGAGCCCTTAATGTTTGGGGTCTGCTCTGACTGCAGGCAGTTAATATCACAATTATTTAatgtgaggaggaaaaaaaaaaccacatttggtgtcagaagtgtgaGTAGTGGAGCAGTTTTTCTTCAACAAATCTTAAAATTGTCAAGATCTCCTACTAAAATCttgaaattcagtttttaaaagcaaagctCAGAATACTCTGAATTCATGTAATATAATCAAATGTACATCTGGCATATCTTTGGGCAGCCCATTCTACtcatctgttttctcatctattaagAAAGGAGATTAGAGTGGATGGCCTCCAAGACAGGCCCCAGTCCTAATATCCTTTCAGTCagtaattctattcttttttgtaCCTCTGTGGCTCACAGAAAAATCCTGAGAAATGGACAGAGTTGCTATGCAGAGCCATACAGTTTGTGACCTGCACAAAGTTGGAATTCAACACTTAGCCCCATCACCAAGCCAGGAGTGGGCACCTATCCAATggggtgtttgtttttctaattccCATAAAGGTTCTGTACAAGCTACTATActtgagagggagaaggctctGAAAACAACTGTGTTTCTTGATTGAGTGGACAGTGGAGCAGCTCTGTGACCCAATTTGGTTGCACAAATTTTGTGAGGAAGCCTGACTCTCCACATATGCCACTAAGTCAACCAGACAACCTGGCCATGTGGGACTGTGAAATGAACAGCTCATATTGCTGGGGATTGGAGCTATGATTTTATGAGCATCGGGGACTGAGCTATGACTACTGTCAGGCAGATGTGCCCCTCCTGAGACCTCTAACCATCTCCAGATTCCAGCCCTGACCAATGAACTTCCCCACATTTGAGCATATTATTCTTTAGGTAAGGAATACTACATCCCTAGAGCTGGAAGAGACCCTAAGAAGTCAGTGGTCCTgtgctaatatatttttaaaataaaatatcaataaggGGCTTACAATAAAAATGGAATGTAGTAATAGCATTGCCtattaccaccaccatcattaccAGGTGAGTCACCAGTGTGTTCCAGATACTCCACTGGACACATCATGGAGGCTCAAagaaaataacttgcccaaggtagCATGGCTATTAAGTCACTGGGTCAGGATTTAAACTCAAATCTGTTTAACTCTTAAACCCATTCACACTGCCATAGGGACTTTGCAGTCTATGAACACTTAACATCAGAGTGGTCAAAGCGCTTTAAAGTCTCCTcaaggcacgtgggtggctcagtcggttgaccATCTGATCCTtggcttcagctcgggtcacgatcttaGAATCCTGAGATCACGCCTCACATCGTgggctttttctctccctctccctccccctctgcctctcccccagttcgtgctctctccccctctctaaataagtaaatctttttttaaaagtctccctTAATATTAAGGGTGTATTATTGTAAAATACCAGCAACCCCACTTGGCTGCAGTGTTTgtaattgcttaaaaataagtataaactATTAGCTCTCCTACACATTTTCCCAGGGAGCCCACATCAACGAAGCAGCCATCCTGAAGGTTGCAACACCTGTCTCCTCACCATTTGTTCTTCAGTTTTGACTTTTGAGCCCTCTGcgtctttttcaaagaaaagcatCTGGAAGGGACAGAAAATAGTCTGGTTGTGGTCAGAACAGAGAAATCCTCACACAGAATtagtaaaatgttaaagaaacatCAGTGGTAAACAGGTCATATTTCTCTCCTTTGCAAAATCATGCAAAGGTCTCAACTGCCCCTTGATCTCTCCCACAGTGGTTTGGCCATTCATGTATTGACATTTGATGTGTCATTTATGGCCCAGTGGGGACTACGCAACATCTTCCAGAAGGTTCTGTTCTTCACACTCTATATTTAATTATGAGGTTAATGACTTTGAACAAGGCCACATCAATCCCCACTCAAAGGAATTTCAAGCACCAGAGAGCAGATGGCATGGCGGTatttggagaaggaggaggacttCCCTGACAGATCTGAAATTGCTCTGTGTCTTCATATGCATTCTCGGTTTCCCAACCCCATTTCAAAGTAACGCTGGCTGGCTGCCCCCAGCAACCAGCCCGTGTGGGACAGCAGTGAGAGCCTCCCTACCTTCTGTAACTGGACCAAGGCAGCTTCTTGGGCCTCCAGGACGAGCATGCCAATGGCAGCTGAAATGCccacaggggaaaagaaaatgttgccaTCTTGTATTTTATTCAGCTTTTGGAAGAGACTAAACCCAAACTGAGTGTATGCTGCACCAGGCGAATCCATGAAGATTCCAGCAAGATCTGGAACAACAGTCAAAAACCAAACAAGAACATCTCACTTATTTGAATTGCTTTCTATCAGAGGagcccttcctgcttctcttcccctccctgcagTGATTCAAAAAATAGAGATTTTCACCCTGCCAGGGAAAACTCACTGCAGTCagcttctcccccctctctcggTCTTCTCTGAGCAGGAGACGTGACTCAGTCTGGCAGCAGACAGTGTTTCTGTTCTCATTTCCCCAGGCAGCAGGGTTAACGCCTAAatggtttccttctctcttgtCCTCTCCCAGAGCCTGCCTGTATCTGCCTGCCCACTGCCTCCTCCTGTGCTAATCTTCCCCGGGCAGGCCCAGGCCTTGCCTATTCCTGTCTTGCTGTCCAGCTGCTGGCCCATGGTCAGACCAGGGGAAGGCCTAGGAATCCCTGCCGACCTCAGGTCCAAGCAGTGTTCTCCAATCCAGccttaaaataataaagccaataCTGGCTCCTCAATACTTTCTATTTCTCAAGATTGAGATCTAGTGCAGCGAATGGCATGTTACATTCATTCTCTGAAACCCCAATCCCTAACTGCATGCAAACTTGACTCTGGGCAGAACTTTCCCTGAGGGACAAAGATAAAACTCTTTGCCGTGGATTATTAAGTAGGAGCGAGAGCGTTTTCTCTTCtatacttttctgtattgtttCAGGCTTGTACCATGAGTTCATATTACTTTCGTTAtctcacacaaaaagaaataattttgaagagcaattaatatttaccaaaataaataaaacacactttggggcgcctgggtggctcagtgggttaagcctctgcttttggctccagtcatggtctcagggtcctgggatcgagccccgcatcgggttctctgcttggcagggagcctgcttcccccaatctctcttcctgcctctttgcctacttgtgatctctctctgtcaaataaataaataaaatctttttaaaaataaataaataaataaataaaacacgcTTTATAATTTCTTCCCCACCAGCTATGTTATAAGTAATTTACAAAGGCTTTcagaaaaatcctaaaacaagAATGAGATTAATGCAGAATAAAATTTTTTGCAAGCTTAAATACTTTGAAGGGTTTGGGCCGTCAAGGGCCCATCCCTGCTAAGGCATTCTACATCTGCTGTTAAAACCCCCAAGTTGCCTTGTGGGAATTCCTTGCAAGttaactgagaaataaaatgaattaacttACCGTCAAACAAGATGAAGATACACTGTCATGGCTGTGTATGCTCTGCATTAAATAAAACCAGCCCAAGGAAAACTATGCACAACAAAACTACTTCTCTCAAATCAACAAACCTCAAGTGTTCTTAAAACACAGAAGTCTTCAGCTAAAGCCAAAGAAAGAACTTACCTGATTTTTGAAGAGACAGAGTGGCTGACAAGGAACCAGGAAACATATGTAACATGAGTTGTTGAGATCTTAAATTTAtagtgctctctctgcctctccctagtCATTATTGTTGCCTTTCCAGTGAAACAACCTTTGATTTCTCAATGACGATTTCCCTAATAAAAATTAGGATACAAGGCTTTTGACAAAACTGAGGATtggatttcctatttcttccacTCGTAGCCATAAAGTTATGCACTTGTCAGCTAATTGTTCTG
This DNA window, taken from Mustela erminea isolate mMusErm1 chromosome 13, mMusErm1.Pri, whole genome shotgun sequence, encodes the following:
- the SERPINB13 gene encoding serpin B13 isoform X2, coding for MENLRLYMWFTFVPCIVISMGQQSSTVYTWKIDKTEEIHHQFQEFLDEIGKPTSDFELKITNKLFGEKTYLFLQKYLDYVEKYYHASLEPVDFVNAADETRKKINSWVESQTNEKIKDLFPDGSLNSFTKLVLVNIVYFKGQWDREFKKENTKEEEFWLNKSTSKSVPMMTQCHSFSFNFLEDLQAQILGIPYKNNDLSMFVLLPNDIDGLDKIIDQITPEKLIEWTSPGHMKERNVILHLPRFEVEDGYDLEAVLSAMGMGEAFSVCRADYPGMSSHSRLHAQKFLHRSFVVVTEEGTESSAATSVGFALTSAPGCEHFHCNHPFLFFIKHQESNSILFFGRFSSP
- the SERPINB13 gene encoding serpin B13 isoform X1, yielding MDSPGAAYTQFGFSLFQKLNKIQDGNIFFSPVGISAAIGMLVLEAQEAALVQLQKMLFFEKDAEGSKVKTEEQMIDKTEEIHHQFQEFLDEIGKPTSDFELKITNKLFGEKTYLFLQKYLDYVEKYYHASLEPVDFVNAADETRKKINSWVESQTNEKIKDLFPDGSLNSFTKLVLVNIVYFKGQWDREFKKENTKEEEFWLNKSTSKSVPMMTQCHSFSFNFLEDLQAQILGIPYKNNDLSMFVLLPNDIDGLDKIIDQITPEKLIEWTSPGHMKERNVILHLPRFEVEDGYDLEAVLSAMGMGEAFSVCRADYPGMSSHSRLHAQKFLHRSFVVVTEEGTESSAATSVGFALTSAPGCEHFHCNHPFLFFIKHQESNSILFFGRFSSP
- the SERPINB13 gene encoding serpin B13 isoform X3, whose translation is MDSPGAAYTQFGFSLFQKLNKIQDGNIFFSPVGISAAIGMLVLEAQEAALVQLQKMLFFEKDAEGSKVKTEEQMKYLDYVEKYYHASLEPVDFVNAADETRKKINSWVESQTNEKIKDLFPDGSLNSFTKLVLVNIVYFKGQWDREFKKENTKEEEFWLNKSTSKSVPMMTQCHSFSFNFLEDLQAQILGIPYKNNDLSMFVLLPNDIDGLDKIIDQITPEKLIEWTSPGHMKERNVILHLPRFEVEDGYDLEAVLSAMGMGEAFSVCRADYPGMSSHSRLHAQKFLHRSFVVVTEEGTESSAATSVGFALTSAPGCEHFHCNHPFLFFIKHQESNSILFFGRFSSP